From a region of the Thiomicrorhabdus sp. genome:
- a CDS encoding DUF4156 domain-containing protein — MYKLLAFGLLIPAVLSLSACSWIQPLPGAFNVALLSADEVTDCKKLGSTHATVLDKVGFYHRDKEAIKKDLIAVARNEAVNMRGDTIVATSELHNGKMDFAIYRCVK; from the coding sequence ATGTATAAATTGTTAGCTTTTGGCTTGCTTATTCCTGCTGTTTTATCTCTTTCAGCTTGTAGCTGGATTCAACCTTTACCTGGTGCGTTTAATGTTGCTTTATTGTCGGCGGATGAAGTAACCGATTGCAAAAAACTTGGTTCAACCCACGCTACGGTATTAGATAAAGTAGGGTTTTATCATCGAGATAAGGAAGCAATTAAAAAAGACCTAATTGCTGTTGCCAGAAATGAAGCCGTGAATATGCGCGGCGATACGATTGTGGCTACTTCTGAGTTGCATAATGGCAAAATGGATTTTGCGATTTATCGTTGTGTAAAGTAA